CCAGCATGAAGGCGTGACGCCCGACGTGCTGATCCTGGGCAAGGCGCTCTCGGGCGGCTACTACCCGGTCTCGGCCGTCGTGGCCCGGGACGATGTGCTCGGCGTGTTCACTCCCGGCAGCCACGGCTCGACCTTCGGCGGCAATCCCCTGGGCTGCGCGGTCGCGATGGCGGCCCTGGACGTGCTCGCCGAGGAGCGCCTGGTGGAGCGGGCGGCCGCGCTGGGCGAGAGGGCCTTCGCCAAGCTGCGCGCGGTCAAGAGCCCGCACGTGGTGGACATCCGCGGCAAGGGCCTGATGGTCGGCATCGAGCTGGATCGGGCGGCCCGGCCCTACTGCGAGGCGCTCTTCGCCAGGGGCGTGCTGTGCAAGGAGACCCACGATCGCGTCATCCGCTTCGCGCCGCCGCTGGTGGTGAGCGAGGCCGATCTCGACTGGGCGCTCGACCGGCTCGTGGAGGTGCTTACGGCCTGACGACGCGGATCCGGTCGTCGGTGCTGTCGGCGACGAAGATCGTGCCGTCCGGACCGACTGCCAGCCCGATCGGGCCGCGGAACTTCGCCTCGAGCAAGGGGCCGCCGATCGAGCCGTCGGCTCCCGAACCGGCGACGGTCGTGACCGTGCCGCCGGCGAGCTTGCGGATGCGCTTGTTGCCGAAATCGGCGATGTAGAGCGCGCCGTCGGCGCCAAGAGCGAGCCCAGACGGGCTCTTGAACTGCGCGGTCGCGGCCGGGCCGTCGGCATAGCCCCCGACCAGTGCGCCGCCCGCGCTCCGCGGGACGCTCGCGGTGCCTGCCACGGTCGTGACTTCGCCGCCCGGCAGGATCAGCCGGATGCAATGGTTGTCCCGATCGGCCACGTAGATGCTTCCCGATGCGTCCACGGCGATGCCGCTAGGCTTGGCGAACCGCGCCGCGGCCCCCTTGCCGTCGGCCCAGCCGACCGACGCGGTGCCGGCCAGGGTGGTGACCGCGCCCGCGGTTGTCAACTTGCGGATGGCGTGGTTGTCCTTGTCGGCCACGTACATCGTGCCGTCCTGGGCGATCGCCAAGGCGGAGGGCCGGGACAGCAAGGCGGCCGTGCCGGCGCCATCCTTGAACCCGCCGCCGTAGCCCGCGGCCTCGCCGGCCAGGGTGGAGACCGTGCCGCCGGCGAACTTCCGGATGCGGTGGCTGTACGTGTCGGCGATCAGCAGGTTGCCGCCGCCGTCGAGAGCCAGGCCCACCGGGAACTTGAGCCGTGCCGTCGCCGCGGGCCCGTCGTCGTAGCCCTCGGTGCCGCCCAGCACGGTACTGACGAGGCCGTCGCGATCGATCCGGCGGATGGCGTGATTGGCGGTGTCGGCCACCAGCACGTCGTCGCCGCTGAGCCAGACGCCGGAGGGATCGGCAAAGCTCGCGGCTGCGCCCGGGCCGTCCACAAGGGCCTGCGTCCCGTTGCCGGCCAGGGTCGAGACGCCCGGGGGGAATGCCAGGCGGCAATCCCCGGCGCCGGTCGGGCCGAGGGCCGTGAACTCCAGGCGATCCGAGAGCGTGCCGGCCGCCACGACGACGCTGAAAGTTCCGGCCGCCGTCGCGGTGACGCGGCCGGTGCCGGTCGTAGCGCCACCGGTGCCGGCCACCCACGTGGCGAAGGGCGCGAGGTCGGCGAAAGCGAATGCCTTGCCGTCGGCGTCCCGGGCCTGTGCGACCCGCGAGAGGTCGTAGCAAGGACCGCCGGAGACCAGGGTCAGGGCGTCGAAGCGCAGATCGAGGCCGGTGGCGATGCGGAACGAAACCTCGGCCGACGGCAGGTTGCCGACCAGGACGCGGAGGTTGCCCGACCGGGCGTCGGCGGGTACGGTCACGCGCAGCACGCCCTCGGAAACGGGCGTGGCCGCCAGTCCCGTGGCTCCCGAGAAGGACACGAGGTTGCGGGCGCCCACCGCGACGCCGAAGTGCTCGCCGTGCAGATCCAGTTGCCCCCCGATCGGCGCGGCGCCCACGACCGCGTCGCTGCCGGCCAGGGTCACCCGCGTGATGCGCGGCGGCGGTGCCGAGACCGCGATCGGCACGTCGGCGGGCGTGCCGGCGGCGATGGTGGCCGCCGCCTCGCCGCGGCCCAGTTCGGCGCTGTAAGCCTTGACGGTGAACGTTCCGGCCGGCACCGCGCCAAGGTCGAAGGCGCCTCCGGCGTCGGTGTGGGCGCTGTAGCGCGAACCGGGAATGTAGACGACGACGCCCGAGCGGTCGGTGACCAGGGCGCTTGCGACCGAGATTTTTCCGGTCAGGCGCCCGGGAGGCGCCAGGGTGAGCGTGCCGGCATCGGCGCTCTTGCCCCTGGCCAGGGTCAGCCCGCCCTTCCAGGCCTTGAGATCCTCGCCGACGTAGGCTTCCACGTTGACGTCGCCCGCGAGATCGCCGGTGTAGGTGAAGGCGCCGTCCGCGTCGGTCCGCAGGTCGATGCCCGCGGCGCCTTCGGCCGAAAGGGCCTGGACCCGCAGCGGGCTCGCGTTGGTGATAGGGCTGGTGTTGGTGATCGGGTAGATCAGGACCCGGGCGTCCCGCACCGGTCGGCCGCCCTGGTCGACGACCTTCCCCGCGAGCGGCGCCGATACGGTTTTCGTGGTTATCGGGCCCGTGGCGGCGGCCAGGAAGCCAGGCGGCAAGAACTGGCAGCCCGCGAGCAAGGCGGGCAGTAGCCAGGCGACGATGCGGCCTGCGTTCAGCGCTCCGATCCTCCTGGATCGTCTTATCCCACGAGCGACCTTAAATCTTGTTCGATCGCCTCGACTAGCCCGGGGTTTCCGGCCGAGCCGGCTTGCTGCCTGGCTTCGCCGAGTTCGTCCGCGGCGTCGCCGGTGCGTCCCAGGGCGGCCAGTGTGCGGCCGCGCAGGTGGCGGATCTCGGCCAGGACCTCCGTGTGGCCCGTCCGCAGGACCAGGTCGAGGCACTCGTCGAGGAGCGACAGAGCCTCGGCGGGTTCGCCCCGCGCGAGCGCAAGGTGTCCGAGGTTGCCCAGGGCCGCCACGGTGGTGGTGGCGTGGCCGATCTTGCGCGAGAGCGCCAGGGCTTCCTGCAAGTAGGGTTCTGCGGCCGAGAAGTCGCCCTGCCTTATCAACAAATCGCCTAAGTTATTTAGCACGTCACCAACATCCGAGCGTTGCCCGAGCTTCCGGTACTGATCCAGGCTCTGCAGGTAGTGGGCGCGGGCGTCGGCGAAGCGCCCCAGGTTGCCGCATACGGCCCCGAGGTTGTTGTGGCTGCTCGCGATGCCCGCCACGTCGCCGGCCTCGATGCGCAGGCGCAGGGCTTCGCCATGAGCCGCGAAGGCTTCCTCGAAGGCGCCCATCCGCTCGTGGCAGATGCCCAGCACGCCGTGGACGTAGGCGGCCTCCGCCGGCAGGCCGAGGCCCGCCAGGCAGGACAGCGCCTGCCGGCACATCGCGATGGCCTCCATGAAGTCGCCGAGGCGGCGGCGCACGTTGGCTTGCGAGGCCATGGCGCGGGCCAGTTCCAGGCCGTCGCTGCCAGCCAGTAGCACGGCCTTGCGGAATGCCGCGAGCGCTCCGGCCATGTCGCCGGTGCGCTCGAGGAGGTCGCCCCGCGCGCGCAACGCGCGCGGGCTCTCCGGGGCGGCGTCCCAGCGGGCATCGAGCAGGCGCCGGGCTTCGGGATAGTTGCCCAGCGCGGTCTCGACCAGAGCCAGGTTGAGCAGCAGATCCTCCCGCGGGGGAAGGCTCGCCGTGTCGGGCGCCCTTTCGCGCCACTCGAGCGAGGCGCGGTAGCAGGTGCGCGCCTCGGCGTTGGCGTTGGCCGAGCGTGCCCTGTCGGCCGCCTTCGCCAGGTACCGCGATGACCGCTCCGCGTCCTCGGCCTGCGCGAAGTGCTGCGCCAGCGTGGCGGCGAAGCGCACGGTGCCCTGGCCCATCTTCTCCTCGAGGGCCAGGCCGATGCGGCGGTGCAGGTCCTTGCGGCGTTCGTCGAGCAGGCTGGCGTAGGCGACTTCCTGCACCAGGCCCTGGGCGAAACCCAGTTCCCCGGCCTCGCCGGATCGCGCCAGCCAGCCAAGCCTATCCAGTTCGGCCGCGGCGGCGCCGACGTCGCTCACGCCCGGTTCGCGACCCGCGATGGCTTCCAGGACCTTGAGGTCGAAGCGCCGGCCGAGCACGGCCGCGACCTGGAGGATCTGCCGGAGCGTCGGAGCCATGCGATCCAGCCGGGCCGCGACCGCGGCGTGGACGGTCGTGGGCAGGCGCCAGTCGGCCGCCGCGGGATCGAGCTCCCAGGTCGCGCCGCGCCGGTTCAGGAAGCCCGCCGCCTCAAGCTCGCGCACCATTTCCAGCAGGAAGTACGGGTTGCCTTGCGATCGCGCCACCGCCTGGTCGAGGGAGTGGCGCAACCGGTCGGAGAGGGCCTCGGGAGTCGAACCCAGGTGGAAGGCGGCCAGGGCCAGGGCCTCGTCGGCGGCGAGCGGCGGCAGCGCGAGAGTCGTCAGGACCTCGGACTCACTCGGCGCGGGCGCCCCTTCCCGGCCTACCGTCAGGACCAGCAGCGGCACGCGCGCCGCCTCGGCGACGAGCCGATCGGCCAGGGACGCGAGCCAGCCGGCCGTGGCCGCGTCAACCCAGTGGAAATCCTCGAAGACCAGGATGCACGGGCCGTTTGCGGCCAGCGCAAGCACCCGTTCGGAGAGCACGGCGGCGGCTGCGGGCGCCAGCCGTTCGGGCGGCAGCGGCGCGGCGGCTTCCAGGCCAAGCAGGTGGCCCATGAGGGCCGCATCCTCCGGGCAGCGGGCGGAAACGGCCGCGGCGAGTTCGGCGTCGGCCAGGTGCTCGGGCAGGTCGAGCATGGCCAGCAGCAGGTCAGCCACCGCGCCGAACGGGGCGTCCTGCAAATACGACTGGCAGCGCGCCCGGCGGATGCCGGCGCCGGCCAGCGCCGGCCGCGCCAGGAATTTGCGGACCAGGGCCGACTTGCCCATGCCCGCCTCGCCCACGATGCGCACCAGGCGCGGGTGGCCGGCGAGCGCGGCCGCCCATGCGGCATCCAGCGT
Above is a window of Candidatus Tanganyikabacteria bacterium DNA encoding:
- a CDS encoding tetratricopeptide repeat protein; its protein translation is MPSVGMTCGSCNHPLPPAAKFCGRCGAPAGRKAPAERRVVSILFAAAAGLGKVDADTCDRFWDAVAEGSGRHGGIVAQASRDFLLVAFGVPVTREDDAERAVLCALDMIKAAGAFTGMELGIGVGTGLAVAGHSPTQFKLRIAGTVVAIAQRLAEMPAEQAVRIDAETRRACQRAIQAKELAADVFGVTGMRSRRAFTAALDEPLVGRAAEAATLDAAWAAALAGHPRLVRIVGEAGMGKSALVRKFLARPALAGAGIRRARCQSYLQDAPFGAVADLLLAMLDLPEHLADAELAAAVSARCPEDAALMGHLLGLEAAAPLPPERLAPAAAAVLSERVLALAANGPCILVFEDFHWVDAATAGWLASLADRLVAEAARVPLLVLTVGREGAPAPSESEVLTTLALPPLAADEALALAAFHLGSTPEALSDRLRHSLDQAVARSQGNPYFLLEMVRELEAAGFLNRRGATWELDPAAADWRLPTTVHAAVAARLDRMAPTLRQILQVAAVLGRRFDLKVLEAIAGREPGVSDVGAAAAELDRLGWLARSGEAGELGFAQGLVQEVAYASLLDERRKDLHRRIGLALEEKMGQGTVRFAATLAQHFAQAEDAERSSRYLAKAADRARSANANAEARTCYRASLEWRERAPDTASLPPREDLLLNLALVETALGNYPEARRLLDARWDAAPESPRALRARGDLLERTGDMAGALAAFRKAVLLAGSDGLELARAMASQANVRRRLGDFMEAIAMCRQALSCLAGLGLPAEAAYVHGVLGICHERMGAFEEAFAAHGEALRLRIEAGDVAGIASSHNNLGAVCGNLGRFADARAHYLQSLDQYRKLGQRSDVGDVLNNLGDLLIRQGDFSAAEPYLQEALALSRKIGHATTTVAALGNLGHLALARGEPAEALSLLDECLDLVLRTGHTEVLAEIRHLRGRTLAALGRTGDAADELGEARQQAGSAGNPGLVEAIEQDLRSLVG